DNA from Thermococcus argininiproducens:
CTGTCTGCCCTTGGTTTCCAGTAAACCTCTTTCACACTGGTTCCCATACTTTCTGGAAGTTGAACAACTATCTCTAAGTTGCCATAGGGAATATGGCCATAACTTTCTACCCCTAGTTTTTCGATACCTAGGAGCTTTCCTTTAACAAACCCTTCCTTTGCGTCTTTGCTTACTTCTACATGTTGGGGTCTGAAGCCTAGAATCACTTTCTCTCTGGCTTCCATTTCCATTGGAAGCTCTAACAAAAATTCACCAGCATTAAAGAGTGTCTTGTTGTCTTTTACAATTATTTCTCCTTCAATTAGATTCATAGGGGGGCTCCCTACAAACGTACCGACGAAAGTGTTCGCGGGTTTGTAAAAGATTTCATTTGGAGTTCCAACTTGTTGGAGAACTCCTTTATTCATAACGGCTATTCTATCGGCCATTGTCATAGCCTCGACCTGATCGTGAGTTACGTAAATTGTTGTTATTCCTAAGTCATAGCTTAGGAGTTTTTTAAGCTCAAAACGCATTTGGGTTCTTATTTTTGCATCCAAGTTGCTTAAAGGTTCATCTAGTAAAAACACCTCGGGCTCTCTTACAAGGGCTCTTGCAAGTGCCACTCTTTGTTGTTGCCCACCACTTAACTCGCTTGGTTTTCTATTTAACAACTCACTTATTCCCAGGAACTCTGCAACTTCTTTTACCTTTTTGGCTCGTTCCTGTTTTGGAACACCAGCCATTCTTAGAGGAAATTCAATATTCCCAAAGACAGTCATATGGGGGTATAAAGCATAGCTCTGGAATACCATTGCTGTATTTCTCTTAGTAGGGTCTATTTCATTAACTAATTGATCGCCAATCCATATCTCACCTTCTGTAGGTGTTTCCAATCCAGCAATCATTCTAAGAGTTGTTGATTTCCCACATCCACTTGGACCAAGTAGCACCATGAACTCTCCATCTTTAATTTCAAGGTTTAGCCTACTAACAGCTATTACATTTCCAAATTTCTTTGTGACATTCTTCAGCAAAACCC
Protein-coding regions in this window:
- a CDS encoding ABC transporter ATP-binding protein — encoded protein: MARVLLKNVTKKFGNVIAVSRLNLEIKDGEFMVLLGPSGCGKSTTLRMIAGLETPTEGEIWIGDQLVNEIDPTKRNTAMVFQSYALYPHMTVFGNIEFPLRMAGVPKQERAKKVKEVAEFLGISELLNRKPSELSGGQQQRVALARALVREPEVFLLDEPLSNLDAKIRTQMRFELKKLLSYDLGITTIYVTHDQVEAMTMADRIAVMNKGVLQQVGTPNEIFYKPANTFVGTFVGSPPMNLIEGEIIVKDNKTLFNAGEFLLELPMEMEAREKVILGFRPQHVEVSKDAKEGFVKGKLLGIEKLGVESYGHIPYGNLEIVVQLPESMGTSVKEVYWKPRADRIYIFDAKTRELIYG